From the Papaver somniferum cultivar HN1 chromosome 2, ASM357369v1, whole genome shotgun sequence genome, the window aaaaatactttatgTTCGATTTAGTATTATCCTCACCACCTCTTCCAAGTAGTTGTAATAATCCTGACAATGAAGCCAACTGCACTGTATTCCTCATTTTTAGAGGTATGAATGACGATAATGATGAAGTTAGACATGATAAGCATATTTTAGTTTTTTGTAAACCCGGAGACAAACAATGGAAAACGAAGGAATTGGATAGCCCCAGAGGTGATCGTTCGAAATTCATTGATTCCCTACTTTGCTTTCAAGGTAAGTTATATGCATTCAGTGGTGAAAATTGGGTTATAGAGATCGAAATACAAAAACTATGGCATAATGTTGTCGTTGATGAACAAACACAATTTCTTAGAAAATTCAAGGCAGGGGAAGCTGATTTCACACTagtaggaggaggagaagagttTGGTCTTTACATGGAAAATTGGCTTGAATCTGGTAATGAAATCTTTAAAGTTTATTTAAATTGCAGCCCAAGAGGTTTTAAAAAAGTTAGCTCGACACATATCTTCAAGTTGGATTTCTCATCGATGACTTGGGTTTTGTTGAAGTCTTTGGAtgatcatgttttctttttgtcCACAAACATGGACATGTTAGACTTGTACTCTAGAAAGTGTTATTCAACGTCTAGCGCGTATTGCTCAGCAGCTGATATGGGACTGGGAAGGGGTTGTTTGTTCTATACACTACCTGAAGATCAAACCTTGTATGTATATGAAGTAGAAGATAGTGGTACTAGTGTCATCTTGCCGTTTTTGGAGCTTCCGACTCCATGGTTTCTACCTACTTGGATAATGATGCCCACAGCAGTGGACAGGTAAATACAACATCAATGCAGCCACAATTACATTATGATGATTACaatatgttcttatttgttatcttctctaatagtggatttcttttttttgttggcaGGCGCACTgctggaagaaggagaagaataacAGATCTTTTAGTAAGCGAAGATACAACTGAAACCAGTGTACAAGAGGAGAATATGAGCAGGGTAAATAATACAGGAGGTGAATTAGAAGCATCAAAACAGTGGGATTTTCTTGAGGATTATGACAGTACAGAGGAGATAGCGAGATTTCTCCATCCAGTGGATTACAATCACTTCCGTGTAGCCTGTAAACAAAATTCAATATTTCTCCCTGCATTGAACCAAACATCGGCTTCTACAAGGACCACAACAACTACGTATTTATCTCCATGGCTGATTTCCATCTTTGAAGTTGATGAAGAGACCATCTGCAATGTCGTGGACCCGATGCAAGATAATGAAAAGTATCTTATGAAATTGTCTGATCAATTGCTTGTAGGTGCTACAGTCCGTTTTTCGAAAGATGGATGGCTTGTATTGTCTAAAGGGGAAACAACTATATTCTGCTACAATCCCTTCACAAGAGCAATGATCTGTCTTCCTGATGTACCTGATAATTATGCACTTGGTGGAATGTCATTCTCGTCGGTACCAACTTCTCGTGATTGTGTGGTGATTGCCATCTCCCGTTGGTGGGAGAGTGGAGGTGACAATGAGATATCTTTCTTGGTCACTGAACCGGGAAAGAGTGCAACTGGTTGGGCAATTCATAAATTCGATTATGGAGAAGCCTCCACTGAGGACAACATTACGCCGTGCATGGATAACTTTATGCCGTGTATTAACAACCCAGTTTTCTATAACGGAGCTTTCTACTGCTTAGATTATAATGGAATGTTAGGAGTTTTTAACATGGAAGGTGATTCCAGTTGGAAAGTACTTTCGAAGTCGTTGAAACAATTCAGTGGTTTTTATCCTAGTTATCTGGTGGAGTGTGATGAAAAGCTACTATTAGTGAATTTAGGGCAGAGTGGGAAACCCGTAGATATTTATAGATTGGATGATTCGGAGATGGTCTGGGTAAAATTGAACAGTTTGGGAAAGCTTGCATTATTCATCAGCTATACATCCAGTTTTTCAGCGGTTTCTCCACGTAGTTGCATGGAGAACAATATCTACTTCCCGAGATTACAAGGCGAAAGGATTTTATACTATTCTCTTGATACATGCAGGTATCATTTTGTAGGGGGTAATCAACATTCCACGCAAGATTTTCATAAGACGAAGGAAAGGTCAAACTGCACTTGGATTGAGCCTAGATGGTCTTAGGCAAATCGTAATCAAGAGCCTGACTTAGCATCTAAAACCCAGTACTATTTGTCTCCTGTAACTTCTGTGGCACATACAGTAGTGGCTTATGTATATGTGGTGGAGTCAGGCTGCCACTTAATTTCTTTGGGTCTCACTGTACTATATAATTCAGGTTCTTAAATTTCTCTCTTTATGGAAAaatgtttttaaattttattatatgcAATGGAATTGTTGTAAATGATACTGGCTGAAGGAAGAGCACTGGCTTCTTTTGAACATCTCTGTTGGATTCATTCTCACATTCCTTTTTGTTTTGGATTCATTCTCACATTCTCAGTTGGAGTGTTGGTCTTTGGGTTAGCGCATTATTCATATTTGGAGTTCGAACTCATGGCAGACGAACTTCTGATGAGCAACTCTGAGATCGAGGTTCATTGTCGAGGTTAGTTATGGGGAAACAGTGGATGCTTCTTTAAAATTTATCATGTTAAGCTTCTTCAAAATTGTGATGCAAATTAATCAGGTGAAATGGTCCACCAATTTGCTTTCAATTAAtcctcaacttcttcttctccagCAGCTATGGGTTCATTGTCCAAGTTTGTCTGATGG encodes:
- the LOC113349325 gene encoding uncharacterized protein LOC113349325, giving the protein MDKQLASGSGPAPAERNERQRPPIPKAAPWLVFPHGEGRKFQSFYNPCEPDNRNCIKSIPEMRGRAYYHKTCHQGWLIVIGNVGDNAEYSVANSNLDDCFLWNPVSSEIVQLPNLDRRSFSTESKKYFMFDLVLSSPPLPSSCNNPDNEANCTVFLIFRGMNDDNDEVRHDKHILVFCKPGDKQWKTKELDSPRGDRSKFIDSLLCFQGKLYAFSGENWVIEIEIQKLWHNVVVDEQTQFLRKFKAGEADFTLVGGGEEFGLYMENWLESGNEIFKVYLNCSPRGFKKVSSTHIFKLDFSSMTWVLLKSLDDHVFFLSTNMDMLDLYSRKCYSTSSAYCSAADMGLGRGCLFYTLPEDQTLYVYEVEDSGTSVILPFLELPTPWFLPTWIMMPTAVDRRTAGRRRRITDLLVSEDTTETSVQEENMSRVNNTGGELEASKQWDFLEDYDSTEEIARFLHPVDYNHFRVACKQNSIFLPALNQTSASTRTTTTTYLSPWLISIFEVDEETICNVVDPMQDNEKYLMKLSDQLLVGATVRFSKDGWLVLSKGETTIFCYNPFTRAMICLPDVPDNYALGGMSFSSVPTSRDCVVIAISRWWESGGDNEISFLVTEPGKSATGWAIHKFDYGEASTEDNITPCMDNFMPCINNPVFYNGAFYCLDYNGMLGVFNMEGDSSWKVLSKSLKQFSGFYPSYLVECDEKLLLVNLGQSGKPVDIYRLDDSEMVWVKLNSLGKLALFISYTSSFSAVSPRSCMENNIYFPRLQGERILYYSLDTCRYHFVGGNQHSTQDFHKTKERSNCTWIEPRWS